The genomic segment CGCCTATTCCACGGACCAAAGGCATGGTTGATTTATTGTCGTACTTTATTTATGAAATTCTGTGCAGAGTAACGCTAGACGTAAACTATCGTCTCCAAGACGTGACCGTGAAGGTGCACCAACGTTCAATCCTACCAACCACCCAGCGTAACCGTTCACTCTATCAGCGGGTGGGGTGGATGGTGACTCAACAGGTCAACCGAGGATCCTTATCAACATGAGCAATCGAATCGTCCCCCCAATCGCTAAGAACAGTTCCATCTACCATTCCGTTCGATCACAACGCCAATGGCGCGGGTTTACCCTCGTTGAATTGTTGGTGGTCATGAGCATTGTTGGTATCCTCGCTGCCATTGGCGTACCCAGATTTCAACTCTATCTCCTGCAAGGGCACCTCGACGAGGCCAAGCCCTATCTTATGACAATTGCTGCAAAGGAAAGGGCACGTTTTAATGAGCGGGGTTATTATTTACATACCACCAAAGAAACAGACATTCGACGTGAGCTTGGTGTCGACCTCAAGAGTATTGGAGATTTTTGCTTTATAGTGGTCTGTCACAATCTTTCTGGCACAACTCAATGCCACAGCCGAGCCAGTGAGGGTGTTTATACCGTTGGTGAATCCACCCTTACTTACGCCAGCACTACTACGACGGGTGAATTCGAGGTCTGGGCGGTGTTGCGCAATAGCGGAAATACAGTAACCACTTGGGGCAGTACTAGTTGCGAGGTGCAGAAAAATCTCATTACTGATGCATTCGAAAAACAAACCTCTCTCGGTTGGGTCCACGACGCTACCGCCCCTGCCACCGCTGGCGCAGGTGGAGAGGGTCGAATAGTGGTACTACGTTATCCTCCTCCCGTCGATGGAATGGATGCTACCGCAGCTAATTATCACACCAATATCAATCACACCAGTATCAATCACGATTGGCAAAGCGGTATTAGCATTTCGGATGCCATGTTGGATTAAACTGAAATAGACATTGGTTATCGTTTCGTCATTGCTCACAACCATGGCAATCTGACGAAACGATGACCAAGACCAGAAATCAACGTCGCTCCGCCTCTCCTATTTCCCAGAGGATTCGATCCAAAGCCCGCCCTGGTAGCAAACGGCGCAACGCCGCAAATAGATAGGCGGGAAAGGTTACTGGATAGCGTATTTGCGGTTGCGGACTTTCCAGGGCGTGGACAACTTTAGCCCGCACTGCCTCTGGTCCTCGTGTAAAGATTGACACTGGCCCCTCTGCGGTAAATCGTCGTTTCATAGCAACGTATTGGGCGGCGTGGACACTACCTATTGCGTCGATATTACGCTGAAAGGCCGCATAGGCGTTGGCGCGGAAACGGCTACGTATTGGTCCAGGTTCAATAAGGCTGACGTAGATACATGATCCTCGCAATTCCAGACGTAGCGTATCAATGAGACCTTCGAGGGCGTATTTGCTAGCATTGTAGGCCCCACGATAGGGTAGAGTCACATAGCCGAGCAGCGAACTGATATAGACAATCCGGCCATAACACTGACGGCGCATTACAGGCAGCACCAAGGTGGTAAGTTCGTGGGTACCGAAAAGATTGGTTTCGAACTGCTCGCGTAATACCTCTCGGGAGAGATCTTCCACAGCCCCCGGTTGGCCGTAGCCGGCATTGTTACATAGGGCATCCAGCGTACCACCAGTGCGTTCCAGGACCTCCGCTAGCGCCGCGCGAATCGAGGCAGAGTCACGCAGATCTAATAGCAATCCGGTAAATCCTGCGGCGACGAGTTGCGCCACA from the Gammaproteobacteria bacterium genome contains:
- a CDS encoding putative Prepilin-type N-terminal cleavage/methylation domain-containing protein (Evidence 3 : Putative function from multiple computational evidences), whose amino-acid sequence is MSNRIVPPIAKNSSIYHSVRSQRQWRGFTLVELLVVMSIVGILAAIGVPRFQLYLLQGHLDEAKPYLMTIAAKERARFNERGYYLHTTKETDIRRELGVDLKSIGDFCFIVVCHNLSGTTQCHSRASEGVYTVGESTLTYASTTTTGEFEVWAVLRNSGNTVTTWGSTSCEVQKNLITDAFEKQTSLGWVHDATAPATAGAGGEGRIVVLRYPPPVDGMDATAANYHTNINHTSINHDWQSGISISDAMLD
- the ybbO gene encoding Uncharacterized oxidoreductase YbbO, coding for MEEDENSDMTKSVLITGCSSGIGLTLAKGLTARGWQVFASARRPEDVAQLVAAGFTGLLLDLRDSASIRAALAEVLERTGGTLDALCNNAGYGQPGAVEDLSREVLREQFETNLFGTHELTTLVLPVMRRQCYGRIVYISSLLGYVTLPYRGAYNASKYALEGLIDTLRLELRGSCIYVSLIEPGPIRSRFRANAYAAFQRNIDAIGSVHAAQYVAMKRRFTAEGPVSIFTRGPEAVRAKVVHALESPQPQIRYPVTFPAYLFAALRRLLPGRALDRILWEIGEAERR